GTCCGCACAGCATTGCCGAGCATGGTCACGCGGCCCAGGGTGTCAGCGCCGAACGATGGGAAGAAGCGCGGACCACGGCCTTCGATCTTTGCCTTCTCGATCAGCCGGTTGTAGGCGTCCTTGAATGCCATGCGGGCTGCGATCTTGTCGCCGGCCTCCAGCAACGGGGAAGCCGCGGCCATGGCTTGCGCGATTTCGTCGGTCAGCATGGCTGAGTCCTGTTCCGACTTCGGCATCAGGGCCCAGGCCTCGTCGGCGCCGATCCAGTGCCCGTCCATCTGCGCGGCGCAGCCCTTCACGATGTCCGCCAGCTGCGGCTTGAAGTGACTGGTCTTCAGGTGCTGGGCAGCGGCGGCGCGCACGGTGCCGTCCGGGAAATCCTTTAACGCATCCCACCACATGTCGAGGCGCGGTCCGTCGACCGGCTTCATGTCGTCGTACTCGGCGCGCAGCAGAGCGATTGCCTCTGCCAGTTCGGGTTTCGTGGTCATGGTTGCTCCATCCATTCCTGCAATGCGTTGATCTGCCGGCGCAGGCCGGGATCGGCGATGGCCTCGGGCGTGGCCAGCTTGATGAACTTGTCGACGTGAGGCCCGTCGCGGCAGATCAACTCGATGTCGTCGTAGACCGTGCGCTGGTCGTTCTGGCCCATGTGGTGCGGCGAGCGTCGGCAGCCGTCGACAGCCAGGCGCAGGTCGGCAACCGTGTAGCCGTCAGCCAGGCGCTTGCCGATGGCCTTGGCGCGCTTCTCGTCGAGCCTGGCCTGCGGATGGTCCATGACCCGCTGCCAGTGGGCGAACACGTCTTGCACGTCGTCGTTGCCCCTGGGTTCACGTCGGCGATCCTGAGCGGGCGACCGGGCGAAGTCGGCGGAGCCGACAGGAGCGGAGGCGACAGTGGTTTTGACCTTAGGTTCTTTCTTCTCTTCTCTACTCTTCTCTTCTCTAGGCGTGACTTGGTGTGACGCGGCGTGACTTGGCGTGACAGTTATTGTCTCGCCATCCTTTGCACTGTCACGCTGACGTTGTGCACGTTTGCGCTCGGTAGCCGTGTTATCCACGCGCTCGCGCTTCGGCTGGCGATCTTCCCAGCGGGTGACGCGCCCTTCGGAGATCAGGCCGCGCGCGCGCATCGCCTCCAGGATGCGATCGGTGGTGCCGTCGTCGGCGCCCAGCAGGAAGTCGGTGGCCTCGCAGTCGATGTCGCCGCACTGGCCGCGTTCGACGTTCGCGCTGGCCAGTTCCAGCACCAGGGCCCACACGGTGATGACGTCGCCGACGCGTGCGCCGGCTTTCTTCGCCACCAGGCCGAACTTGGGATCATTCACACTGCCGTGGTGCCAGCGGAACCAGTCGATGCCGTTGGCCATTACGCAGCCTCCTTGCGGATCTCGCGCATCACGCTCGTGCTGTTGATGCGATGGCGCACGCGGCGCTCGACTTCCATCGCTGCCCGGTCGACATCGATGGCGCGTACGTTCTCGAGCTGAGCATCGTGGCAGTCCAGGGCCTCGTTCACGGCGCGCAGCTCGTCGCCAGTGAACACGAAGCGGTCGCTGGCCATGTAGCGTTTGCCGACGGCGAGGAGGGCGTCGCGCGCGGCGATCGTGACGAAGCGGAACTCGTCGCCGATCCCCATCTCGCACATGACGTTGGCGATATTGATGGCGCCGACGATCAGATCCCACTGGTCGCGGGTGCCGCGGCCCTGGGCCATCTCGGCCATGGCCAGGTGGTTCTTGATCTGCAGTTCGCGCAGGTGGTCGGCGTGATCGCCGCTCATCCCGCCGAACACGGTCGACAGGACGTTGCGAGCGACGTACTTGGGCCTGTAGGACTTGTTTCGGGGCTTCTTCGGCTTGGTCATGGCGGGCAAGCTCCCACCAGCTGCTCATCGAGCAGGAAGCCCCAGGTCTTGGCCGCGCACAGGTCCCACTCGCGCTGCCAGTCGGCGATGGCAGGCGCACCCAGGTTGAAGCCATGGTCGTCACGGCCAGCGCCGCGGGCGAATGCTGCCCGGGCCTTGGCCTTGATCATGTCGCGTGAAACGATGGAGGTGTCCACTATTCCTTCCCCCCTTCGTCGGTGGCGGCGCGGATCTGCTGCCGCACCAGCTTTTGTGCATCGGCGGCGCGGCTGTCGGGCCCGGCCTTCTCGATGCAGCGCGCGACGAAGTTCCAGACGACCACGCGGCGGTCAGGCGAGAACTTCGGCGGCGGATTTTGTGTTGGTTGGTTCATTCAATCCTCGGTGCTGGGTATTCAGGAACGCATGTAGGCGGTCGGGCGCATCGTGCGGCTCGGCGCGAACTTGGCCAGTCGTTGGCCAATGCTTGGCCTATTCGACGCACGGCTCGCCGGCTTACCATTCCTGCAAGAAAGCCAGGAGTCGCGGAGCTTCTTGCTCTGCGAGACCTCTTCCTTCTCGCAATCGTTGGTCAGCAGCACGAACTCGTCGGCGGTCAGGCAGGTCTTAACGATGATGTTGCGGGCGGTTTTCATGGGTGCTTCTCCTTGTCGGTGGTTCTCGGTGGGGGTGGTTCATGGCCAGCTAGTGGGCTGGCGGTACTGCTGTTGCTCAAAGACTTCTTCCTATGGGCAACATTTGGGGCAACAAAAACCGCAGGGGATTACTGCGGCTGGGATTGGGTGGTGCTGGTCTGCTTGAAGACGTCAGGGCGCGCGAGCTCGAGGAATTTCAGGCGCGCCTTCGGGATTCCGTTGTGCTGCCACTGCGAAACCGCCTGGGTGGTGACCTCGCAAAGCTCAGCGGTCTTCGTAGGGCCGCCGAGGCGTTGGATGATTTCGGTAGCGTTCATTTCAATCCTCAAGTTAACTTTAGTCAGATCGTAAGCTGACTTGGAAATAAAGTCAAGCCAGCTTTATAAATGGTTTGTTAAGCTACCTTTATGAATTTATTGTCAGAAAGACTCCTGTGGGCGATGCAGCAGGAGCAGAAGCGACGAAACGGGAAGCGCGTAAGCAAAGCTGAGCTGGCGCGCGCGGCTGGCGTTTCCGACACCGCGGCGGGTAACTGGCTTAAGGGAGATCACGGCATTGACGCGCCGAAGGCACGGGCACTGGCCAGCTACCTGAAGGTGGATGCGCTATGGCTTGAGACAGGAGAGGGAAGTCCTGCGCCTGATGCCTCCGCGCGTCCGCTGGACGACGATGAGGTCGAAGACGCTCCGGCGATCATGCGCAAGCCTCAGCTCATCCCTATAGTCGGCCGCGTCCAGGCGGGCACGGACGGCCTTCTGCACATAGACGATTTCAGCCCAGCCCATCCCGACGGATGGCTCTTCTGGTACGCGCCGTGCGCAGATGCCTACGCTCTGCGTATTCGGGGCGAGAGCATGAGCCCGCGCTACCTTCCCGGCGAATTTGTCGGCGTCGACCCATGCGGAGAGGCGCAGCCGAGCGATGAAGTGATTGTGCTGCTGAAGGATGGGCGCCGGATGATCAAGCGCCTGCTCTGGATTCGGGACGATCAGGCGTGCTTCGAGTCCGTGAACAAGGATCACCCCAACATCATCATCGACTGCGAAGAGATCGACCGCATGCACCTAGTGCTGGGTCACATTCCTAAAGCCGCGTTCCGGCCGAACTAATGACCCAGGCCGACCACCAATTCACTGAAGTGCGCCGGGTTGTGCTCAGGCTACGAGCCGGCACAGTCGGCTTTGATGCCGATCCGGACATGACCGCGCTGGAGCCGCTGTTGATCCCGACATCAGCAATTCTCGCTTCGAAGGTGAACCCGGTCACACTTCTGGCGATGCGCGTGCGCGATCGAGGCATGGAACCGATGTTCTTCGAGGACGATTGGATCGTGATTGATACCACTGATACGGGCCTGCGCAACGGGGAAGTGTTCGCTGTGAACTGGAACGGCGAGGCCTGCGTCAACCAACTAATAAACCGTGGCGGGCAGTGGTATTTACATTCGATTAACCCAGAGTTTGGGCCGATTAATCTGAAAAGCGGCCGGTGCACTATCGTCGGTAGGGTAGTAATTCAGTCGACGCGTGTTTTAACCGGAAGGCTTTAATTCAACGCGGCACATTAGGTGCAGAACCGGA
This window of the Massilia sp. WG5 genome carries:
- a CDS encoding Cro/CI family transcriptional regulator, encoding MNATEIIQRLGGPTKTAELCEVTTQAVSQWQHNGIPKARLKFLELARPDVFKQTSTTQSQPQ
- a CDS encoding S24 family peptidase, which encodes MNLLSERLLWAMQQEQKRRNGKRVSKAELARAAGVSDTAAGNWLKGDHGIDAPKARALASYLKVDALWLETGEGSPAPDASARPLDDDEVEDAPAIMRKPQLIPIVGRVQAGTDGLLHIDDFSPAHPDGWLFWYAPCADAYALRIRGESMSPRYLPGEFVGVDPCGEAQPSDEVIVLLKDGRRMIKRLLWIRDDQACFESVNKDHPNIIIDCEEIDRMHLVLGHIPKAAFRPN
- a CDS encoding S24 family peptidase; translated protein: MTQADHQFTEVRRVVLRLRAGTVGFDADPDMTALEPLLIPTSAILASKVNPVTLLAMRVRDRGMEPMFFEDDWIVIDTTDTGLRNGEVFAVNWNGEACVNQLINRGGQWYLHSINPEFGPINLKSGRCTIVGRVVIQSTRVLTGRL